Part of the Phycisphaerae bacterium genome, CACGACGACGACGTATTCCAGCTTGGGGCCGTGTACGCCCATGACCAGGGCGAGCTCGATATCGGCTGTTTTGCTGGGCGCCGAGACGAGCACCATGTTGGACGGGGCGTGGGCCGGCCATCGGGCGGCGAAATCGAGCAGATCGGGCACGATCTGATCCACGCCGACGATGCCGATGTGGGTGGGCACCGCCAGGCTGGCGAGCCGTCGGTGCTGGCCGCCGCTCGGGAGGCAGATCGACGCGGTCTCGGCCACCGCCAGGGTCACGCCGGTGATGCCTGCGTCGGCTTCGAAGGCCGCATCCGGTTGGTCAGGATTCGCCAGGGCGATTCCCTTCTCCTGCAAGCGGGCGATGATGGCCTCGCGGCCGGGAGTGTCCTCGGCCGGGAGGAGGGCGCTCTTGGCCCCGGCTTCCGCCAGGATCTCGACGATCTTGTCCGGAAGGGCGGTCTGGCTGGCCACGCGGTGGGCGTGGATCTTGGCCTCGTCCAGGCGCTTCATGAAGATGTCAATCACATCATTGCCCGGCTTGATGACCCGGGTGGTCTCCGTGTCCGCAGGCAACTTGACCTGTTCGCCGTGGACGAAGGAGGCGGCCCTGCGGACTGTCGCCAGGAACGCTTCCTGTGTGCATTCGGACATCAGGGCTTGCCCTCCTCGTTGACGTTCTGCTGAATGGTCGCCCATCGCCTGTGAAATGGCTTGGCGGCCATCAGCGGGAAATCGCGGTGGTCGGTCCATCCCGCGCCGGGGCCGAATAGTCTTGAGACCCAGCCGTCCTTGGCGGTGACGCTCAGGAACAGCCGTCCGAACCAGGAGCCCCAGGAGTAGATGAACCGCGACTGCATGGCGATTCGCCAGCCTTTGAATCCCCACTTCCAGACGAAGGGCATGCGATTCCGCCGATTGATTAGGTCGCGGTGCTGCAGAAGCAGGGTCGGCAGGTCGATTCGCACCGGGCACGCTTCCAGGCACGCGCCGCACAGACTTGAGGCCAGCGGCAACTGCTCGTAGTCGATCACGCCGTCGAGCAGGGGGGTGATCACCTTGCCGATGGGGCCCGGGTAGACGCTTTGGTAGGCGTGTCCGCCGAGCTTGCGATACACCGGGCACGCGTTGAGGCAGGCCCCGCAGCGGATGCACCGCAAGGCATCCCGGAACTCGCCGCCCAGGATTTCGGAGCGGCCGCGGTCCATGATGACCAGGTGATACTCCTCCGGGCCGTCGAAGTCGCCCGGCCGCCTGGGGCCGCTCATCAGGCTGGTGTAGCAGGTGATCCGCTGGCCGGTGGCGCTCTTGGCCAGTAGCTTGAGGAACACGGGGAGGTCTCTCATTCGCGGAATCACCTTCTCCATGCCCATGAGGGAGACGACGACCCGCGGGCGCGACGAGCAGAACCGCCCGTTGCCCTCGTTGGTCACGATGCAGATGGTCCCTGTCTCCGCTACCCCGAAGTTCGCCCCGGTAATGCCCATGTCGGCGTTTCTGAACTTCTCGCGGAGGACCTTGCGCGCGGCGGCGGTCAGGGTGGGCGGGTCGCCGGTATACTCGATCCCGAGCTTCTCGTGGAACAGCTGGCCGATGTCCTCCCGGGTCTTGTGCAAGACCGGGGTCACGATGTGGGAAGGTTTCTCGGCGGCCAGCTGCAGGATGTACTCGCCCAGATCGGTTTCGGCGACGTCGAAGCCGGCCGCCTCGAGGGCGTCGTTGAGCTCGATCTCCTCGGAAGCCATGGATTTGGCCTTGACGATGGTCTTGATCCTGGCCTTGCGGGCGATGTCGCAGATGATCTCGCGGGCCTGTTCAGCGGTCTGCGCGAAGTGGACCACGCCCCCGTTCTTGCGGACGTTGTCGGCCAGCTGCGCAAGGTATTGGTCGAGGTTCTGCAGGGTGTGGTTTTTGATTGCCTTGGCGAGTTCGCGCACCGCCAGCGGATCACCCAGTTCGGGCATGATCGCCCGCCGCCCGGTGTCCTGCCGGAGGGTTGCGGCGTTCATGGCCGCGCCCAATCGCGCGTTGGCCAGGGCCAGCGCGGCGCTCTTCTTGAAATCGGTTCTCACCGCGTGCTTGGTCAGTTGAGGCTCGCCCACCGGATGACCTCCCTAGCGGCTCTTGCCGTTCCTCATCGCCTCGTCCAGCATCTGGGCGATGTGCTTGGCTTCGATGTGAACACCCTCGCGGCGGCAGGCCCCGATGATGTTCATCGTGCAGCCGCCGTCGTTACATATGAGCAGGTCGGCTCCGGTGGCCTTGATGCAGGCGATCTTGTCGCGGACCATGGCCCCGGAGATATCGCCGAACTTGACAGAGAATGTCCCCCCAAAGCCGCAGCACTGCTCCATTTTCTCCAGCAGGCGGAAGTCCAGCCCGCGAAACTCCTTGATCAGGCCGATCACATCCTCCGGGGACATGTCGATGCCGCGATGGTGGCAACTGTAGTGATAGGTCGCCGAGCCGGAGTAGGACAGGTTCCACGGCTTCCAATCCACTTTCAGCTTCTTCTGCAGGAACTCGACCAGCTCAAAGGTCTTGCCGGCCATGGCGACCGCCTTGGCGTGCATGGTCGGATCGTCTCGGAATGCGTGCGGGTAGTACTCGCGGACGATCGAGCAGCAGGATCCCGATGGCGTCACGATCACTTGGGCGTTCTCGAAGATCCGGATCATCCGGGCCGCAACGGCCTTGAAGTCGTCCATGAAGCCGCTGTTCAGGGCTGGCTGGCCGCAGCAGGTCTGTTCTTCGGGGAAGTCGATCCGATGGCCGAGGCGGTTGAGAATGCGGACCACGCACTCGGGGATATCAGGGTAGAACAGATCGCCGAGACAGGTCGCAAAAAGAGACACGCGCATGGGTGGCTACCTTCCTTGCATGCGACAGACGCTCAGCCTGCCTTCAGGGCTGCGGCACGGAAGAGCAATGATCATCCGACGACCTGGGCGCGGGACCAGAAGAACGCCAGCATGCTGATCGTCAGGCAGATGGTCAGTGCCGCGACGAAGAAGCCGATCGTCGAGTACCGCGGTTTCTCGTTCCGTGCCTCTCCCCAGCTGGTCAGGCCGAGCCAGAAACCGGCCCCGGCGAAAACCAGCGTCCCCATCCCGGCGAGATAGACCAGCGTGGGGTAGAGCTTGTTGCCGTAGACCACGTCAGGCCAAGTGAGGTTGCGGCCCAGCAGGATGATCAGGGCGAGCACGCCCAGCACCGAGATGATGGACAGGACCATGCTGTACTTGGCTTGTCGAGTATAGTCTCTTGAGAACTTGGCCACGGCTGCAATCTCCCCAGAAAGGCGCGACCGATCAGGCGAAGCTGGCTTCGGTTGGGGCGCCGTATTTCTCCTTTCGTTCCTTGGCGACGCGGGCCTCGTAGCCGCTGGCCCGGTAGGCGGCCAGGGCGTCGGCTTCGATGCCCATCTGCTCACGCACGTAGCCGATCAGCGGCCGCGTGTCGGTGAAGAAGCCCGCGCGGAGGGTCTCCTCCGCCAGGACCAGGTCGTCCTTGGCCTGGGCGTTGCGCAGCTTCTTACGGTCTACGAGGAGAGCCTTGGCAAACAACTCGTGCGCGGTTGTGACCGTCTGGATCATGGCCTCGATCTTCGGCTTGAGATTGTGCGACTGATCGACCATGTAGGCAATCTTCAGTGTCTGGCCCCGCTCCTCCTCGGCGGCAATGATCTCATGGAAGATGCGAAAGACCTGGTAGGGGTCGATGCTGCCCATGGTCAGGTCGTCGTCAGCGTAGCGCCGGTCGTTGAAATGGAAGCCGCCGAGCATGTTCTCGTCGATCAGCCAGGCGACGATCTGCTCGATGTTCTGGGCGAGGTAATGATGTCCGGTGTCGACCAGGACCCGGGCCTGCGGACCAGCGGCTCTGGCCAGAAGGCAGGCCATGCCCCAGTCGGCGATATCGGTATGGTAGAAGGCTGGCTCGAATGGCTTGTACTCGACCAGCATGATCATGTTCGACGGCATGGCCTTGTGGACTTCCTTCAGGGCGTCCGTAAAGCGCTTCTTGCGAACCCGGATGTCGTCCTGGCCGGGGTAGTTGGTGCCATCGGCGAACCACAGCGAGAGGTACTCGCTGCCGAGGTCCTTGCCCAACTTGACCGAATCGAGGCAGTGCTTGACCGCCTTGCGGCGGACTTCCGGGTCTCGGTTGCCGAAGCTGCCGTACTTGTAGCACTGGGATTGGAACACGTTGGGGTTCATTGCCCCGATGCGAACGCCGGCTTTCCTGGCGTGCTCGGTGACCTTGGCATCCGCCCCGTGGGGAAAATCCCAGAGGACGTGAACGGCCACGCTTGGGCAGATCCCGGTCAGCTTGTGGACCTGACCGGCGTCGTCGAGCTTCTCCTGGATGGACCGGGCGGCGGCCGCCTGGTGGAACTTCCCGAAGCGTGTGCCGGTATCGGCATAGCCCCAGGAAGGGGTCTCGATTTCGAGCGATTTGAGACGGCTCAGGATGGCCTTGGGGTCTCGACCGAACTGCTCGAGCCGGTCCAGCATTCGCTGGGCACATTCTGACACTTTCGATTCCGCCATCGTTTGCGCTCCAAGAGAGTGAAAGCCACTAATCGACCGCTATCATTAGGCTTAGGAACTAGTCTGTCAAGAAGAGACCAGGGCGGCTGAAGCCGGAGGGCTCGTGCGGAGGACATCAGCCGGGCATGGTCTCCTGGACTTGACGGAGTCGCCTGCGGAGGTCAGCCGGCAGTCGCTTGGCCGGGGTCTCGTCGATCAGGCCGTTGGCGATCAAGTCCTTGATGTGGACTTGTCCAAACGCATGCGGTGAACCTGACCGTCCGATACACGACGCGCGGCGGTGGAGCAACAGCACGTCGAACGGTGAGGGGCTTGGGCCACGTTGCGACGACCCCGATCGTACCCTACAATAACCGCTCCAAGCCGCACCGTAAGGGTCGAATTCGTGCAGATGAGATGGGGTAGGATGGATGAGAGAATGAAGATCGGCCGGCTGCTCCTCGGGGCTGTTCTCGGCCTTGGTTGTCCGGGCGCGCTCTTGCGTGCCGAGGTGGGGTCTAGGGGGCAGACCGAGGGGGGGTTCCTGATTGCGGGCCAGTCGGTCGCATCACAGAGCGCATCCTCACCGGGAACTGGGTCCGCGTCCCAGCCCGCAGAAGCGGAATCCGATGAGTCGGGTTCCGGTTCCGCGGCTACAGCCCTGGCTCCCCGGATCCTCCCCGCGCCCGCAACCGACGCCGACATCGTCAAACGCCTTCAGCTCGTGCAGGAGGAGATGGACCGCTTCAACATCGCCACCCAGCCGGCCAGCATGCCGGCATCCAGCCCGGCCGAAGAAGCCGCCCGGAAGGCCGATCCGAAATACGCTCTTGCCCAGGTCCTGCGGCAGTACTACACCGAACTGAAGGACTGGCAGAAGACCCGGGCTCGTATCGCCTGGCTGAAGGGTGCGGAGAATCTCGCCAAGCTCTCGGCGGATCTGGATCTGTGGGAGAAGCAGCGGCAGAACTATGTTGCGTTGAATGCCGGTGACATCGGCTACGTCTGGGACTCGCGGGTGGGGGAGATCGAGAAGCGTTGCACCGAGGAAGCCGCCAAACTGCAGGATCTCACGGCTCTCCAGGCCTCGCGCGAACAGCAGTTGCTTTCGCTGGTCAAGCAGAGACCGGAGAACGAGAAAGCCATCAAGGAAACCCTGGATGCCCTGCGGCTGTTTACGGCCGACCTGCCCGCCCAGTTCACCCAGCTCAAAACGGAATCCGAGCGTGAACCGCTGTTGATGCGGAAGCGGGCCCTGGAATGGGAGCACAATCTCCGGCTGTTGCGGGCCGTGGTATTCCCCGATCAGAGCACGGCCGCGGAAGTCGCTCGGCAGCAGGGCGGCGATCGCATCGCCGCCTTGACCAAGTACCTCAGCGCTCTTCGCCAGTACCAGACCCGGCTTTCCGATGTGCGCGCGAAATCGAATGTTGCCTTTGCCAGCGAGCAGTTGGCTCGCCCCGATCTTTCGCCTCACATGAAGATCAACTGGGGAGTCCGGCTCGCGATTGCCCAGACGGTGGCCGACTTCCAGAAGATCGAGGCGACGGTGCGCGAGTTGATCCCGATGGCCGAGATCGACCGCCTGGAACAGCGGATTCAGCGTGGCCAGGCCTATCTCAACCTGACCATGGAGTCGCTGGATCGGCGGAGCGGCGAGAGCATCCTGGATCTGTATCGGCGGGTCAACGTCTACCTGGTTCGGTTCCAGGACAGCTTGAAGAACATGCGGAGTGACCAGGACCGGCTCTATGATCAGATGCGGATGGCCCAGGATCGCCGCGATCAGCTGATGGAGCGGGTCCTGAAGGGGCGGGAAGCCCTGGAGGAGCGGGTCAAGTCACTGAAGCCCGAAGAGGTGGTCAGCGTACGTGAGGCCCAGGCCAATCTGACCGACGACCTGAACGCCGTGCTGAAGACCAAGATTGATCCCCTCATGGCCGAGATGGAGAACCATCGCGACCGTCTCAAGAAGGCCATTCCGATGCTCGACCAGTGTGTGACCCACATCCAGCGGGAGCGGGCGAAGATGTATCGCACCTATCTCCTGGCTCGAGGACGGAGCTTGCTCTGGCCGGATTCGGCGAAGTTGTCGGAGGAGTGGAGGTCGATCCTTAGCCGCGAGGGCAAAACCATCGAGGAGGCGGTGACCAAGCAGCGCGAACTGGTCAGAGAATGGCGCACGGTTACGCGGGCCGGCTGGTGCGGAGCCGCTGCGCTGCTGGTTTTGACCGGCTGCCTGGCGTGGCGTTCCCGCGGCCGCCTGCTCAACTGGTCCCAGCATAAGGAGGAGACGCTTCTGGCCCGCATGGCGGTCCCGGCATCCGAGGGCCATCCTCTCTCGGCGTCGTTTCTAGCCGTCAAGCGATTCGAGGTGCAGGCCGCTCGGGCCCTGGCTCGAACGGCGGCAGCCTGGCCGTTGGCGATCCTGCTGCTGTTCCTGGCGGAAATCAACCTGGGGCGGAATGCGCTCCTGCCGGTTGCCTCCGTCCTGTCGACCGCCTTACTGGCGATCATCGCCTTCGCCACGGTTACCGCCCTGTTTGACGCTCACCGGCCCCAGACTCGGCTTGTTCAGTGCGACGACCGAGTGGCGGCCTATCATCGCCGATGGCTGCGGGTCAGTCTGGTGACCGCCCTTGTGGTGCTGCCTGTTCCGATTCTGCTCCGGGTCTCATCGCTTTTCCCCTTGATCGCCAGCTTGTGGTGGGACGGGTCGGTGCTGTTACTCCTGACCATGCTGTTCATCTACCTCGTTCGCCGGGATTTCTTCTTTCCGCCGAGGACGGCCTCGCCCGATGCCTCCGTATCCTGGCTTCTGCCGCTATATCGTGGTTTATTTCCGCTGGCACCGGCCACGGTAGCCCTGGTGATTGCCGGAATGCTGGCCGGGTATGCCGCTTTCGTGGACTACGTTCTGCTCGGCCTGGGCTTGACGGCGCTGATCCTGCTGGCGACCAGGGTGATCCGTCGATTCCTGGCCGGCTGGTTGGCCGAGGTCGCGTCACCGGAGGCGGAGGGGGTGCGGGCCTCAGCCTGGCAGCGTGTTTGGACGATCCACCCGCTGCTACCGCCGATCATGCAGGTCATGCAACTGGGCGTCCTTCTGCTGGCTCTGGTGGCGGTGCTGGCCGTCTGGGGCATTACTCCTCTGGACGTCAATACGCTCCTGAACTACCCGCTCCTGCAGACCGCCAAGGGCACGATCACGCTGTGGCGGCTGGTGGCGGCGGTTTGCGTGGTGGTGGTGGGCTTGTTCATTTCAAGGACGGTTCGGGCCTTTCTGGAGAGAGAGGTTTTCCCTCAGACCCGGACCGTGGATCGCGGTACGCAGGCGGCCATCATGGCGCTCCTGCACTACTCGATCATTGCCCTTTCCTGCTACGTGGCCCTCAACGTGGCCATGGTCGATCTGGGTGGCCTCACGATCCTTCTCGGGACCCTGGGCCTGGGCCTGGGGCTGGGTCTTCAGCCGTTGTTCGTCAACTTCATCAGCGGCCTCATGATCCTCTTCGAGCGGCAGATCAAGGTCGGCGATCTGGTCGAGGTCAACGGCCAGCCGGGCGAGGTCGTCTCCATCAGCATGCGATCGACCCGGATCAGGAGCTTTGACAACATCGACTTCGTCATACCCAACGGCGATTTCATCACCGGCCAGGTGGTCAACTGGACGTTGAGCGATCCGCGGATGAGGGCCAAGATCGACGTGGGCGTGGCCTACGGCACGGACGTCGAATTGGTACGCAGGCTCCTCCTCGATCTCGCCAACCGCAATCCGTTCGTGCTGGCGGCGCCGGCACCGGAAGTGTGGTTCAAGAACTTCGGCGAGAGCAGTCTCGACTTCGTGCTGGTCTGCTGGTTCGCCGATCCCAAGTCCCGGGGCGTGTTCATGTCCCAGATTCGTTTTGAGATCGATCGTGTCTTCCGCGAGCACCACATCGAGATCCCGTTCCCGCAGCGGTCCATCAGTTTCAGTGGTGGCAGGCCCATTCCGGTGGAGGTGGTCGCGCCTCCGCAGATGGAGTGTGAAGGCCGCGGACCGCCCCCCTCATCTCACGATCCGAGCAATAAGTGACCCTCCACCGGGTCGCCTGAAGTGTGCAGGCCGGGTCCTGCGACGTCGGTATCTTGGAGATCGGGCTCCGGTTCCCGCGGGCGGCCTGGCGGCTTTGGCCCGGGGCCCTCTACTTCGTCATGTCGGCCAGGATCTTCTTCAGTCCGGCGAGGGACATCTCGGTGCATTCCATGGGCGATTTGCCCTCGGGGTAGGACTCCTGCTCGATGACGAACCACTCGGTCGCGCCGACTTCGCGGCAGGCGGTGATGCAGGCTTTCCAGTCGATCGAATCCTGCCCGATGATGGCCTTCTTGCCGGCCTGCTTCCTGTCGGCGTGGGGGGCGAAATGGGTGGAGCCCGAACGGCCCGGGTACTTTCTGAACAGGGCCACCGGGTCCACACCGGCCGCCGCCGTGTGCCCGACGTCCTGTTGAAGCACGACATCCTTGCTGGTTCGCTCGGCGAACAGGTCCCAGTAGGTCTTGTTGCCCTCTTTCTTGAACTCGCTGGTGTGGTTATGGAAGCCACAGAAGAGACCGTGCGGCTTGAGCACCTCGGCCGCCTTGTTGAACACCTCGGCCAAGGCCTTGCTTTTCTCCGGATGGGTAATGTCGCTGTCGCCGGGCACAATGATGAACCTGGAACCGAGGATCTTGCCGACCTCGATGGTGTTCTTCAGTTCATCGCCTCTCAGGGCCGACGTTGCCGCGTGGATGCCCTCGGACTTGAGATTCAGGTCGTCCAACCGTTTGCGCAGCTCCTTGGCCTTCTTGTTGTACTTGAAGTAGCTGTTGCCGTAGAACTCAACTCCGGCGAACCCCATCTTCGCCACGCGCTGCAGGACGGCGTCGATGTCCTTGTCGCAGTCTCCGCGCATCGAGTAGAGCTGGACGCCGATCGGGATTTCCTTTGGCTTGGCGGCTCCAAAGGCCTGCGCTGGCAGCGCCCAGGCCGCTGCCCCTGCAGCCGCGGTACCCAGGATGTGCCTGCGCGTCCACTGACCTGCGATGTGCTGCGATCCGGGGGTATCCTTCATGGTCATACTCCTACTAGCGCGAAGACCACTTTCAGGCCGTGCGAATGCGTCTCGACGACCAGAGCATTATCGCATTGGCCGAGCTGCCTGTCTACGGGCTGAGCCGGACGGAGAATCAGCCTTGGATCGGCGGGCTCCCGTCGGGCTGGAGTCTTCTTTCCGGCCT contains:
- a CDS encoding iron-sulfur cluster-binding protein, which gives rise to MGEPQLTKHAVRTDFKKSAALALANARLGAAMNAATLRQDTGRRAIMPELGDPLAVRELAKAIKNHTLQNLDQYLAQLADNVRKNGGVVHFAQTAEQAREIICDIARKARIKTIVKAKSMASEEIELNDALEAAGFDVAETDLGEYILQLAAEKPSHIVTPVLHKTREDIGQLFHEKLGIEYTGDPPTLTAAARKVLREKFRNADMGITGANFGVAETGTICIVTNEGNGRFCSSRPRVVVSLMGMEKVIPRMRDLPVFLKLLAKSATGQRITCYTSLMSGPRRPGDFDGPEEYHLVIMDRGRSEILGGEFRDALRCIRCGACLNACPVYRKLGGHAYQSVYPGPIGKVITPLLDGVIDYEQLPLASSLCGACLEACPVRIDLPTLLLQHRDLINRRNRMPFVWKWGFKGWRIAMQSRFIYSWGSWFGRLFLSVTAKDGWVSRLFGPGAGWTDHRDFPLMAAKPFHRRWATIQQNVNEEGKP
- a CDS encoding (Fe-S)-binding protein; its protein translation is MRVSLFATCLGDLFYPDIPECVVRILNRLGHRIDFPEEQTCCGQPALNSGFMDDFKAVAARMIRIFENAQVIVTPSGSCCSIVREYYPHAFRDDPTMHAKAVAMAGKTFELVEFLQKKLKVDWKPWNLSYSGSATYHYSCHHRGIDMSPEDVIGLIKEFRGLDFRLLEKMEQCCGFGGTFSVKFGDISGAMVRDKIACIKATGADLLICNDGGCTMNIIGACRREGVHIEAKHIAQMLDEAMRNGKSR
- a CDS encoding sugar phosphate isomerase/epimerase — translated: MKDTPGSQHIAGQWTRRHILGTAAAGAAAWALPAQAFGAAKPKEIPIGVQLYSMRGDCDKDIDAVLQRVAKMGFAGVEFYGNSYFKYNKKAKELRKRLDDLNLKSEGIHAATSALRGDELKNTIEVGKILGSRFIIVPGDSDITHPEKSKALAEVFNKAAEVLKPHGLFCGFHNHTSEFKKEGNKTYWDLFAERTSKDVVLQQDVGHTAAAGVDPVALFRKYPGRSGSTHFAPHADRKQAGKKAIIGQDSIDWKACITACREVGATEWFVIEQESYPEGKSPMECTEMSLAGLKKILADMTK
- a CDS encoding lactate utilization protein, producing the protein MSECTQEAFLATVRRAASFVHGEQVKLPADTETTRVIKPGNDVIDIFMKRLDEAKIHAHRVASQTALPDKIVEILAEAGAKSALLPAEDTPGREAIIARLQEKGIALANPDQPDAAFEADAGITGVTLAVAETASICLPSGGQHRRLASLAVPTHIGIVGVDQIVPDLLDFAARWPAHAPSNMVLVSAPSKTADIELALVMGVHGPKLEYVVVVG
- a CDS encoding TIM barrel protein — encoded protein: MLDRLEQFGRDPKAILSRLKSLEIETPSWGYADTGTRFGKFHQAAAARSIQEKLDDAGQVHKLTGICPSVAVHVLWDFPHGADAKVTEHARKAGVRIGAMNPNVFQSQCYKYGSFGNRDPEVRRKAVKHCLDSVKLGKDLGSEYLSLWFADGTNYPGQDDIRVRKKRFTDALKEVHKAMPSNMIMLVEYKPFEPAFYHTDIADWGMACLLARAAGPQARVLVDTGHHYLAQNIEQIVAWLIDENMLGGFHFNDRRYADDDLTMGSIDPYQVFRIFHEIIAAEEERGQTLKIAYMVDQSHNLKPKIEAMIQTVTTAHELFAKALLVDRKKLRNAQAKDDLVLAEETLRAGFFTDTRPLIGYVREQMGIEADALAAYRASGYEARVAKERKEKYGAPTEASFA
- a CDS encoding mechanosensitive ion channel, with product MDERMKIGRLLLGAVLGLGCPGALLRAEVGSRGQTEGGFLIAGQSVASQSASSPGTGSASQPAEAESDESGSGSAATALAPRILPAPATDADIVKRLQLVQEEMDRFNIATQPASMPASSPAEEAARKADPKYALAQVLRQYYTELKDWQKTRARIAWLKGAENLAKLSADLDLWEKQRQNYVALNAGDIGYVWDSRVGEIEKRCTEEAAKLQDLTALQASREQQLLSLVKQRPENEKAIKETLDALRLFTADLPAQFTQLKTESEREPLLMRKRALEWEHNLRLLRAVVFPDQSTAAEVARQQGGDRIAALTKYLSALRQYQTRLSDVRAKSNVAFASEQLARPDLSPHMKINWGVRLAIAQTVADFQKIEATVRELIPMAEIDRLEQRIQRGQAYLNLTMESLDRRSGESILDLYRRVNVYLVRFQDSLKNMRSDQDRLYDQMRMAQDRRDQLMERVLKGREALEERVKSLKPEEVVSVREAQANLTDDLNAVLKTKIDPLMAEMENHRDRLKKAIPMLDQCVTHIQRERAKMYRTYLLARGRSLLWPDSAKLSEEWRSILSREGKTIEEAVTKQRELVREWRTVTRAGWCGAAALLVLTGCLAWRSRGRLLNWSQHKEETLLARMAVPASEGHPLSASFLAVKRFEVQAARALARTAAAWPLAILLLFLAEINLGRNALLPVASVLSTALLAIIAFATVTALFDAHRPQTRLVQCDDRVAAYHRRWLRVSLVTALVVLPVPILLRVSSLFPLIASLWWDGSVLLLLTMLFIYLVRRDFFFPPRTASPDASVSWLLPLYRGLFPLAPATVALVIAGMLAGYAAFVDYVLLGLGLTALILLATRVIRRFLAGWLAEVASPEAEGVRASAWQRVWTIHPLLPPIMQVMQLGVLLLALVAVLAVWGITPLDVNTLLNYPLLQTAKGTITLWRLVAAVCVVVVGLFISRTVRAFLEREVFPQTRTVDRGTQAAIMALLHYSIIALSCYVALNVAMVDLGGLTILLGTLGLGLGLGLQPLFVNFISGLMILFERQIKVGDLVEVNGQPGEVVSISMRSTRIRSFDNIDFVIPNGDFITGQVVNWTLSDPRMRAKIDVGVAYGTDVELVRRLLLDLANRNPFVLAAPAPEVWFKNFGESSLDFVLVCWFADPKSRGVFMSQIRFEIDRVFREHHIEIPFPQRSISFSGGRPIPVEVVAPPQMECEGRGPPPSSHDPSNK